GACGATTGCCACTTCGTCGAAACCGTAAGAGCGCCTGAGCTCTTTGAATTGGGGATGGGTCATCAGAGCCTCCTTGTTTGAAGAGTAACTATAACAAAAAGGCTTCGGATGGGTCAAGGATTTTGGGGTTACCTGACTACGTATTGAACCTCGGAAGACGACGGAGTCGACAATGGAAGTTCGATAAAGAAAGCGGCGCCCTTGCCCGGTTCACACTCCGCCCAGATCCTGCCGCCATGAGCCTGGACGATCCCGTGGCTGATCGACAACCCGAGTCCCGTACCCTGCCCGACATCCTTGGTGGTAAAGAATGGATCAAACAGCCTGGGCAAAGTATCGATTGCAATGCCTGGCACGTCATCAACGAAAGTTATTCGGATGGCTGAGGCTTCCTCAACCAACCGGATGGATATGAGTAGCTTGCCTCTGCCGTGAGCCCTGGACATGAAAAACTCGGCATTGATGACGATGTTCAGAAACACCTGCTGTAATTGAAAGTAGTCGGCGGTTATAGCTGGCAGGTCCTCCGCAAAATCGGTGACAACTACAATATTATTGATCTTTTGCTCATACGCCCGAAGCGCCAGGACTTTGTCGATCACCTCGTTCACCGATAACTCCTGGCGGCTCTGGTTGTGCCTGCGGGCAAAGACCAGCAGGTTTTTGACCACATCCACCGCCCTCTGTGCCTCTGAATGGATTGTCTCTACGTCCTGACGTATCGCCACGGGGATATCTGATGACGGGACCAGCTCCGAAAAACCCAGCACGCCGGTGAGCGGGTTGTTGATCTCATGGGCGATGCCAGCCGCGAGTTCGCCGACGGATGCCAGCCGGTCGGTAACCATAAGTTTTTCCTGCATGCGCTTGCGTTCGGTTATATCTTGGGATATGTGGACGCTGGCAACAACTTCTCCCGAAGGGCTGAACATCGGGTATGTCGATACTATGGTGTAAGTTCCCATCTCGGCGTTGTGGATCTCGACTTCAGCCGGAACTCCCTTTTTAAGCGTTTGAACATGGGGGCAACCCGATACCGGTTCTGTCGAACCATGAGAAACCTCGTAGCAGGTTTTGCCCACAAGATTCTCCGGCGAAGTTTTCAAGGCCTTCGGCGAAAGCCTTGTTAACCCGGACGATCTTAAAATCGCGGTCCTGGATCGAAACGGGCGTTGATATGGCATCGAAAGTCGCCCGCCATTCCTCGGCCGACCGCACCAGGCGGAGTTCCATTCGCTTGCGCTCCGTAACATCGCGGAAACTCCAGACCCTGCCGACGATCCGCCTTTCGAGACGCAGCGGCCGGGAATAACGCTCGAATACCCGCCCGTCTTTAAGCAGTAAAACGTCCGAACTCGAAAGCTCCGGTTGGGTCAAGATCTCTTCAATTCTCTTGACAAAACCGTCGCCGTCGGTGAGTTGCTGGCGGGCAAATTCGATAAGATCCTGATCGTTGCCTTTAGCGAGGATATCCTTGGACATCCCCCACATCTTCACAAAACGGCTTGAATACCGCTGTACTTTGCCGCCGTGGCCGACCACCAGAATGCCGTCAGCGGTCGATTCCAGCGTAGCTGCCAACTCCGAAAGCGATTGGCGCAACACCTCCTCGACCCGTTTGGACTCCGAGATATCCAAAGCGGTGAAGACGATGCCTTTCGAGATGTCCAAGGCATCCATGGGAGTCACCGAAAGCATGATCGGGAAATGGCTGCCGTCCTTGCGCCGGGCGCTGATTTCAACGGTCATTTGCCCGCGGGCTGACAACTGCTCCTGGATTCTGTCGCCCATAGTCTCATACGCTTCGTCGGTGTCATACAGGATGCGGGTGCTCTGCCCGACCATCTCATCCCGGGTGTAACCGGACAGACGGCACATAGTTTCGTTTACTTCTCTGATGACCCGGTTGACAGAGACAGCGATGCCGACCGGTGTGGTGCCGAATATAGCGGCCAGCTTGCCTTCCCGCTCCTTCAAGCTTCCTCAATCTGTCTTCGGGCAGTGATATCGCGGGAGACGCCGAGAATGTGCGAGGGACGCCCGTCGTCGTAGACGAGGCTGGCGGAGACTCCCGTCCACACCGTCGTGCCGTCCTTGCGTGGTTGTTCAACATCGATAAGGGGAACCCGACCCTGTTTTTCGCCGGTCATGATCTCGGCGGCGGCCAGTTTCATCCCATCTACAACAGCTTGAAGCGAACCCGGGCAGACCGCTCCTTTGTCGATTGCCTCAACACCTCGTCAGGGGTGTAGCCGCGCAACTGATAAACGGAGGGGCTGACATAGGTAAACCTGCCGTCCAGCGACAAAGTCCAGATGACGTCCGTAGAATTCTCGGTAATCAGGCGGTAGCGGCGTTCACTGTCACGCAGGGCGTTCTCCGCCTTCTTCTGTTCGGTGACGTCCTTGATGACGCCGAAGACCTTGCCCGAGGCAGCGTCGTATTCGGCGACAGATTGGACGTTGGCAACTGAGCCGTCGGAGGGACGGCGGATCTTGAACTCGACGTCATAGGTCTGCCCATGCTCAATGAGATTGGCTAATCCCTCGTCGAGGGCAGGGCGGTACTCTTCCAGGGGAATGCCCTGGATGGTGGACAGGGACCATGTATCGCCAGTAAGGCCGTAGATGGCTTTGGCGGCATCGGAGGCGGTGACTTTTTGGGATTTGAGATCTATCTCCCAACTGCCGAAGCCGAGGACGCGGCCGATGCGCTCAAGGCGCAGGATGTTTCCCAGCAGGGTTTTATGAGACCTGTATCCGTTTCCCGTCATCGTTCCCCGTGTAGTGTCGTTGGATTGCGCGGGCGGACGCACCGGGTACCGGACAGGCCGATGCGTTAATTAATAATTGTAATGATGCCTAAATACGAGTATTTTGTCAACCTTATGTCTGGTCAATTCATCGAGTGAAGATCCCGAGATACCAGTCTATTATCTGGTTGCCCCATAGGAAGGTGATGAAGGTGGTCAGGGCGAGGAAGGGGCCGAAGGCGATCGCTTCCCTTCCTCTCTTAATTTTAGCCGCCACCAGGATAACCGCTACAATCCCGCCCAAAATCCAGGACAACAGCACCGCTGCAATGATATTCGGCCAACCGGTGATCACTCCTGCCAACGCGCCCAGCCAAATATCGCCGATCCCCATAGCTTCCTGTTTATAATAGGCGTTAGCCCCCAGCCTGACCATGAAATAAACCGCCGCCCCTACCAGGCCACCGATAAGGGCACTGCCTAGGGAGGAAACCATTGTTAGCTCGCTCGTAAAAAAGCTTGCGACGAAACCTATCAGTATGCCACCGATCACGATGGTCGGAAGAACAAGTTGTTGTTCGAAATCTATGACGAAAATGACAAGTAGTAGGCTGAAATACGCCAGGGACAGTAGCAAGTCCGGCGTAAAGCCAAAATAGAGATAGAGCCCGGCGAAAGCCAGCGCGGTGACCAGTTCTACCCAGAATACCCGCTGGGGGATGGTCTCGCCGCAGGTGCGGCATCGGCCGCGGAGGGCAAGCCAGGAGATGATGGGGATCATGTCGAGCGGGGTCAGACGCCGGCCGCAGCCGGGGCATCGCGAAGGAGGCGCGACCACCGATTGTTCCTGGGGCAGCCTGTCGCAGAGAACGTTCAGGAAGCTGCCGATGACGGCGCCGAAGAGGGCGAAGATGACGGCGTAGGCTATTTCCATTTCGGGATATTGTGGCGGGTTGGGGCATGGGTGTCAAACTTTGTTATTTGTTTTAGCCCTTTGATATATATCGAAGGAAACGAATCCATTTTTACGTTCAGATTTGGGGTTTTAGCGGGTTCTAGTTTGGAACAATTCTTTTTGCATTTAAAACTAAACATGAAAATGAACCTATCCCTGCCCCTTCCCTCCGGCTCGGTCGCTCGCCGCTGGAAGGGGTGGTTTTTTTAAAGAGGTTCCGACTCGCAAGCCCCGCTCGTCGGAACCTCTATCCGGGATCCCCCGCCTAAAAACATCGTAAAGCCTAATTCTTTGATGGTATGCATATCCCCGGTCATACTCGTTTAGTCTTCGGTCTGTAACTCGCGAAAACGAATGAAACGAATATTTCGGGTGCAAATGAGTCTGGGGGAGCGATAAATAGGTTGTACAGATGTGCTATTATCATTGTGGTATTATAGCACCGGTGTCCTCGAAGGTGTCAAGCGTTTCGTGTCGTTTTTGGTAGAGTATTTTGTTATGTCGTCCAAGTGTGCTAAGAGGTAAAAATCCGAAAGAATATCCCAGCTCAAAACTCCAAATGGGCTTTCAGCGATTTGCGGGGCATTGAGATTCTTCACGATGCTTCGCTCGTTCAGAATGACAGCATGGGCGAAGGTGCCCCCTCTCCCTACCCTCTCCCCGTGGGGAAGAGGTGTAATGGGCGGATCCTCCCCGAGGCATCGGTGTACTATTCGAGGACGATTGCCACGCCTTGCCGCCAGGCAAGGCTCGCAAAGACAGAGTTTTTTGTGGCATCGGTGTGGATGGTGGTACTCCCTCTCCTTCATTTCCTCTCCCACGCGGGGGCGAGGAAAGCTAGATATTATAGCACATGGGTTCGATAGGGTTGTCAAGCGTTTCGTGTCGTTTTTGGTGCAATATTTTTCAGTGTCGGCACAGTTATTAGCCCCTAATTGATCGACACACTCGTCCAGGGTTAACCCTATTCGAAATACTTTAAGTCGCATTGCCGGTTTGCCACTAGGTAACCCGATCTGAAAAATCGGGTACATTTCACCCGAGAATTACGGGTGTTTTCGGATATGTCGAGGAATAAAAGTCAATTATAGTGTAACTATCAAGTCCCTGAGAGGCCGGGTATGTTGAGAGGGTTGTGTCCAGGGTGCGGCGAACTGGTAAGCGGATGGGCGCTAAGGGTCCCAAAATACAATAAATGCCCGCAGTGCGGACTTGATTACCTGCTATCCGAGAACGAGCAACCCTTTCAAAAGAACAATCCCAGGATACTCCCCGAGTACAAGCCGATCTTCAACAGGTCGCAACCGTTCACCGAACCGCAAACTGTGGAATAAAGGCTTACCTCTCTCGCAAAGACACAATATTAATGGATTGTGGTACCCCCGCTCCCTAACGACCTCCAAATCCCAATTGCAACGGTGGACTATTCGGGGACGATTGCCACGGATTGCCATTCAAGGCAATCCTCGCAAAGACATTTATGGGGGAAAGATTTCCTTACCCTCACCCTAACCCTCTCCCCGTGGGGAGACGAGGAATAAATGACCTCTGGATCTCAATTGCATCGGTGTACTATTCGTTGACGATTGCCACGGACTTGCCAACTGGCAACTCCTCGCAAAGACACAATATTGATGGATTGTGGGGATGGGCGAGGAAAGTTCTAACTTTAGTTGTAGCGGTTTTGATGACAACAAAGTGCTCGCGTAACACAACGTTATGTCAGTCACTTTCATCGTAAACGCTATACTTTTCCACCTTCACATCATTTATACTCACAACACATCGCTGGAACCACGGGCATGCGATCCGGCGAAAAGGCGCCGAAGAGGTACCGGAGTACCTTAAAAAATCGAAAATCGAAGAAAAACGGTAAACTAAAATACTATTGATTATATTCAACCCGCCCACATATAATCCTCAGGTACTTAACTGAACGACAATTCAGTGAGTAAATAAAATAAACTAGAACGGAAAGGTGGTGACAAACAGATGAAGTTCTTACAGAAATTCCGCAAAGGCCGCAAAGGCTTTACCCTGATTGAGCTTTTGGTGGTCATTGCCATCCTGGGCGTCATCGCCGCCGTCGCCGTACCGAACATCCTCAAGTTCATGGATAGCGGTGCTGAGGAAGCTGCTAGGGCCGAGCAACACAACGTTCAGGTAGCCGTCGCTGCATGGATGGTTGATAACACTGGCAGTCCAGCCGATGCAATCACTCCAACCGATAAAGGGCTCTTCGCAGCCTATCTTATCAACAATGTGGAATACAATTGGACCATTGATGCGAACGGTGCGGTAACTCCGACCGATAGTACGAATCCGCTTTACGTCGCACCCTAATAATCTTGTCAAAGCGTAACCGTAAAAAGAACCTCCCTCACAGGAGGTTCTTTTTTTCAAACTAAAGTAATCTTGACTCGCAATATTGAATATAATATTCTCTTGTTCAAGAAACATATCTGAGTATCATTGACCATAACAGGGGTAAATCTTATGAAATTAAGAAGGAAAAACGGTTTTACGTTAATCGAACTTTTGGTAGTAATAGCGATACTCGGGACTGTCGCGGCGGTAGCAGTACCTAATGTATTAAAGTTTATCGGAACAGGAAATGACGCTGCCGCTAAACAGGAATTACTCAACGTGGCGGCGGCAACCGCGGCGGCTCTTGCATCAGAACCACCTGTCGATCCGACTATAGATGATGCCCAGATTATCGCAGGTGTAGGAGTCGGCAAATTCATGGTTCAGAATACTGAATTCAAATACACAATAGATTCGGCTGGAAATATCACGCAGGGCGGAAGAGTCTCCTAAACGAACCATTTTCCGTAGAAACGTGACAACAAACCGCTACAAATTCTCAATAAATACGTCTTGACCCACTGATTTCTAATTGAGTATCCTAATAATAGCTATCTATGATTCGGATCAGTGAATAATCTGATGAAAAAACATCGCGGTTTTACCTTGATGGAAGTTCTCGTGGTACTAGCAATATTTGCTGTATTGGCGGGCATTGCAATACCAAACGTCCTGGGCTATATCGGGAAGGCGGATAGAAGCGCAGCGCTGGAAGAGGAACATAACCTCATCGTGGCCGTCGGTGTGGCGATGAAGCAAGGCGGAGGCGCCATTGTTTCAGATTACACAAGCAGCGGCAAGGTTTATGCAAACGCCGGGGCTGCAGATGACGATCCCGCCAAGTACCTTTATAACGACACCGAATTTGAATGGATCATCACTACTGACGGTGTGCTAACTCCCGGAGACGATAATCCGTTAAAACCTACCTGATGCAATAAGCATTGAAAAAAGAGCCCCCTTCGGAGGGCTCTTTTTTATTGAAATTGTCGCTCCGTTCAAGGATTTGCTTCGGCAAACTCAGCACAGGCTCAAGCTCACCACGAACGGAGGAAAAAAGCTCAGGGCAGGCTCAGGCTCCCACGAAAGGGTATTGGAGGGGTAACCATCCGTTCATGGATTTGCTTCGGCTAACTCAGCACAGGCTCAGGCTCACCACGAACGGAGATTGTATTAAAGGAACGAACTGATCATGCCGCCGCCAGTTGAAGGCTTTCGCCGTGGCGCCACACCTTTTGTCCGGCCACCCAACAACCGTTCCACCTCAGCCTGGTCGGCGCAATAATCAAACACTGTTTCACGTGAGATCTTCTGGTTTCTATATAAGTCAACCAAAGAATCATCGAGTGACATCATACCTTCTTCCCGACAGGTGCGGAGCACATTAGGCAACTGGTAGAGCTTTTCTTCCCGTATCAGGTTCCGCATAGCGGTATTGGCCAGCATGACCTCAACCGCGGCAATCCTGCCTTCATCGCAATACCTCGGCACCAGAGCCTGGCAAAGAACGCCCACAAGCAGTGACGCAAGGCGGGTATAGGCCAGGTGACGCTCATGGGGCGGGAAGAGGTCGATGATGCGTTCCAGGGCCTGGTGGGTGCTGGGGGCATGGCTGGTGGAGAGCACCAGGTGACCGGTCTCGGCGATGGTCAGAACCGCCGCCGCGGTCTCCAGGTCACGCATCTCGCCGACCAGGATGACATCCGGGTTCTGACGCAGGACGTGCTTCAAGGCGTGGGCAAAGGATTTGGTATCGGTACCCAACTGACGCTGGGTGATGGCGCACCTGATCGAGGGATAGACGTACTCAATGGGATCTTCGATAGTGATAACGTGCTTGGCCTCGGAGTTATTCAAATGCTGGATCATGGCGGCCAGGGTGGTGGACTTGCCGCTGCCGGTGGGGCCGGTGACGACGACCAGACCTCTGGGTTTGGTTACAAGGTCCTTGCAGATCTGGGGCAGTTCCAGTTCATCGATGGTGGGGATGACGGGAGGCAGGAGGCGGATGGCAAGGCTGATAGCGCCGCGCTGTTGCGCGGCATTGCAGCGGAGGCGGCCGACACCGGGCATGGTGAAGCCGAAATCAAGCTCGAGTTCTCTGTGGAAAATGTCGCGGTCGGAGGGCGAGGCGAGCTGGTTAAGGGCTTCCGCGGTGTCCTCAACAGAGAGCCCGGGCAACTTCAGCGGGTCCAGGGCGCCCTTGACGCGGACGAGGGGCGGCGAATCCACCACCAGGTGGAGATCGGAACCGCCGCGGTCGCGGGCTTCGGTGATGAGGGAGAAGACGTCAATCATTTTATGAAGTTCACAGTCAACAGTTTACAGTTCACAGGTTGCCCATTCCACCCCATAATTGCTTTCGTTGCACTATTCGCGGACGATTGCCACGAACTGCCGCAGAGGCAGTCCTCGCAATGACAATATTTATTACACACAGGTCAACGTGAAGTGGTAGATATAGACCATGGTGTCGGTGGTCAGTTCCTTAACGATCGAGGTGACAATAACGTTCTGGAAACGGTAAGTATCACGCAAGGAAGTAGCATAATTAAAGACAATTTTTTCATCAGGTGTATAGGCGGTGCCGACGATAACTACACTAGCTCCATCCCAATTAATCGAGTCCAATCTTACTTCGTCGATATTTCTCTTTTCCAACCAGGCACTGCGGACGTAGCCCGAAGCCATTTCACGCTGGCTCTGTAGAACGGTGTAGAACGAGGCATAAGCGGCCGCTTCAGTTTGAACAGGCGCAACAGCGGCATTGGCGGCGTCAATTTGGGGTTTGTAACCGGCTAACTTGGCCTGCGCCTGAGTAATCTGAAGCTGAACAGCGTCTATCTGCGGCTGTATTGCATCGGCGTCCTTCTTGGCTTTATCCACAATGGTCCAACCGTAAACCAAGGCGCCGATCAAGAGCAAGCCAACCGCCGGAGCCAGGATATTGAACCAGTTGACGCCACGGGGCAGGTAGATAGCCGGAATGGCGTTCAGGTTAATAACCGAACCAAACTCGTTAGGCAGATCCCGCTGAGCCATACCCAGGTTAACGACGAACCGGGAGGCATCGAAGCCCTCGGGCGCCGTAAAATCGGTGGTCAGGGCTTCAACGGTACGACCGTCGGGACCGCCCAGAGCCGGCCATCCGTTTTTGTCTTCCGCGATCTCACCCGAGACCAGGATAGCCACGTCGGCGCCAAGCGGGTCCTCGGTGTGGGAGGAATTGTAGAAGGTAACGGTCCGGGAGATCTCTTCAGCCATGGTGCTGAGACGTTCAGTCTCGGTCAGGTTTTCAGAACCAAGTGAGAAGCTGCGGATGACTTCCGGGACCCGGTCAACCATGACGATGATGTCGATGGTGGCAAGCCAGGTATTGACAACGACGCATCGCGATCGGTTCACGTTACGGACCAGCGCCAGCGGGGCAACGTCAAGGACCTTGCTTTTGAGACCGGCTTTGGTCAGGGTGCGCATCAGGGAATCCGTGGCATTCTTGGGATGAGCGGCCAGGAAAAAGCGCATCTCATGGGCTACGCCCGTCGGCAGTTCCTGCCGCGACACATAGACCTGGTCCAGGGGGACAGGAATAACCCGGGCGGCTTCACTATGGACAGCATCATCGAGGATATTCTTGGGAACTTCCGGGATGTTGATCAGGCGGAAGATGGAGTTCTGCCCGGAGACGGCGGCCACCACCTGATGCCCGGAAACCCCGTTGTCCGATGCTAGTGTCTTGAGGCGTTCGGCTACGGCGTCCTCCTGCATAATAATGCCTTCATTGACCATGCCGGAATCAAGGGGGGCGGTAGCCCATTTCTCAACCTGCTTGCCGGCGGTGACCAGGAGTTCAATTTCATTGTCTTCGATGTAGACGGTGGTAAGCGTTTTTGCCATCAGTTTATCCTTCCAACGCCATCAGGCTGATTGTGATAGTGGCATCCGGGGGCGGCACGGCGCTAAGTTCAGTATCAAATTCGGTATAGAATTTTATGTTCACAGAATCTATGGTGGCTGTGAGATAGGCACTGCCGGTTTCAAGATTACCGACGAAGTCGTTGATCCGTTCAATGGGACCGGAGACCACAATGACCATGGTGGTTTTTTGGTACTTGATCTTGTCGATAGTCTTTGATTCCGGCTCACTGGCGTGAAACTCCGTCAGGTTCAGCGTGTTGTTGGCCGCCAGGATGAACAATTTTTCGCCATAATCAATAGATTGAATAGCCGCGATGGGAGGCGGGGTGGGGAACTTAGCCTTGTACGCTTGAAGGTTAGCTTGAGCGGCAATAACCTTAGCCTGAGCAGCCGCTAGATCAGCCTGTGCTTTCGTGACGTTAGCCTGGATCGGCGGAAGTAGCGCCGAGGTACTATCCAGGTTGGCATTAAGGGTGTCCTGCCTGTCAAGTTCCTTTTGCCACATGGTATAGAGGAGCACTCCCCCAATGGCTATAAGCCCAAGGAATAGGACAGAGATGAATGCCTTGCTAATTTTCATTTAACTCCTTTATTCGTAATGGCATTGTTAAGTTCATCAACCGCTTTCAGATAACAAATGCCTTATTTTTTAAGATATTCAGATCCTGCTTTTCTAATGGCTAATAGTCCAAGTACGCACAGAAGAAAGGGTCAACTCGGGCAAGTCCATGATATCCCGGTAAGCCGGATCATAAGTTATCGAAAAGTTCTTGTCGGCCGCAAGGTCCATCGGTACATCGATGCCCTGTCCGCTCACGACGCTACCCTGTACAGTCGCATCCTTTTTAAAGGAGATGTTGCCATTGGGGGCATATATGAAAGCTTCCATGGGAACACCAACTTCTCCGGCTTCTTTCCTGAAGTCTATCGATCCGTTAATGGAAAATATGATGCTTTCACTTTTACCGAAATTCACTACTTTTTCAAAGCCGATATTACCAACCGCAACAAAGTTGGCATTACCTTCAAAAACGGTATCTTTACCAATGTCGATGGATCCGGTCACATAAATAGTGGCAGGTAGATCATCGGCGGTCCTGGGAAGCCCATCAGGACCGGGCAGGCCAAAATACACACTAGTCAAATTCATACTAGTTGAAAAATCCCCGTTTATGAACATTGAACCATAATAACCTGATGCGGTGATCTTTAGACTGCCGGGGTATACGGTCCCAGCACGAGCCAACGCTTCATAATGCGCAGCGAAAATTACATTTTGCAATGCCGACGGGAAGATCAAACCAGTCTGATATTCATAAGTTGGGCCAACATGCGTCAACGCGCCCTGGGAATCGAAATTTCCCATACAATACACGGGACCGTTGATATAGGTGTCCTTTTTCAACGTAATATCACTGCTGGATACTAGCGCACCATCCCAAAGATACAGTCCACCACCAGCAATGTAGGAAACAACCCGAGCCCCGGAACTGGCGAGAGCCTCAACACGATACATGGACTCCTGGGTTTTGCTGATAGTCACAGCAACGCTGTTCCCGTTCATATCGGTTACTGTCATGTTCGTTGCCGGACTATCGAGATGCTGGGGGATATAGTCATAAAGATCAAGCCCGTAATCAGCGGTAAAGGTCAATGGATCCTGGTTGATATACCACAGCGCCTTTTCAACGCCACTGTCGGCGGCAAAATAATCTTCAACGGCGATCTCAGTATGCTTGCCGACATTAAGGCTGGTCACAACTAGACCGAGCAAAGGACCCAGGATAAGTCCCCCCAGGGCAAGCATAACGAGAGCCAGAATCATCGCCATTCCTGCTTGCCGTTTAAACAACTTATTATAGGTTTTCATTGCTCTACCTCCCCGCTATACATTATCGGGTCTCGGCTCAATCTTGTAATATCGAGTCTCCGTGGCGGCTGTATTTCCGGATCCGTATCTGACCGTTATCTTCAATTCGTAAGTAGTAACGCTTCCCACTGTCGTTGCCTTGAACCAGGTACTGTTGTAATTGGGATCAGAGCTGTTGGTAGAAAAGAGAACACCGGTAGCTACGGTGATCTGCGGTGAAAGAACCCCGTTCACTGAACTCTGCCTGAGGAGGTTGCCATTGCTGATGGTATACGTGACTATTGTCACTTTTTCATTGAGTAAATCGATATTGTTAAAGTCTTCAGTGAACTTCAGAGGGGTGAATCCGTTCGGTGTGGTCATAACGATTTTGATGTTTGCCTGCAACGCATCCTTACTTATATATTGCCCGGCACTTTGCACCTGGCGAATGGCCATTGCCTGATTCTGACTTTTTTGGTTTACTTTCATTATTTGCATCGTTGTCATACTGAGCGCAGCCATCAGAAACCCCAATATAGCCATCCCCACCAGGAGTTCAACCAGGGTGAATCCCCTGGTGCGCCGCAACTTAAAACAGCTTAAAAACATCAACGGTTCACCTTGTAACCCTGGACGCTCACGCTTGCATCCCACAGGTTAGGGTTATTGGCAATTTTGTTGAACTCCACCAGGATGGTGATCCTCTGGATCCCATTATCCGTATCGTAGATGTCGGGATTGGATAATTCTTTGATGAAGGGGGCCGCGTTAATCGCATCCCACGGCACAACGGTGATAGTTATCCGATAATCCCCGGTGACTGTGACTTTGGCGTAATTATCCACAGGCCTCAACGGGTCACCTACATCGACCGCCCTTGAAAAATCCAGGTAGGGCGCCTTTTTAATACTTTCCCATTGAGTCCGAGCCAGGCTTTCAGCAGTGGATTCAGCGTCGTCAAGCATGTTGGCCTTCAAGGCATACTGGAGCGAGAGTAAAAAGCCAATACCCACTACCGTAAGGATGAATAGGGCAATCAATACTTCAATGAAGCTGAAGCCTCTATTCCCTTTCATTATTCTGGATCTCGCAAGTCTTCCCATTGTTCAAATCCTACTCAGTGCCGAGTTGTCCGTACATCGAGTACATAGATCCGACCAAGGCAACAGCGATAAAGGCTACAACGAGACCGATCACCACTGTCATAGCAGGTTGAATTAATTCCACCGCTGATTTTATTCTATCATCAGCTTCCATATCATAAGTATGCGCAACGGTAGCCAGCGTATCATCAAGCTTACCCGTTTCCTCACCGACACCGACCATCTGTACCATCATCGGCA
This is a stretch of genomic DNA from Dehalogenimonas etheniformans. It encodes these proteins:
- a CDS encoding DUF7305 domain-containing protein, yielding MKTYNKLFKRQAGMAMILALVMLALGGLILGPLLGLVVTSLNVGKHTEIAVEDYFAADSGVEKALWYINQDPLTFTADYGLDLYDYIPQHLDSPATNMTVTDMNGNSVAVTISKTQESMYRVEALASSGARVVSYIAGGGLYLWDGALVSSSDITLKKDTYINGPVYCMGNFDSQGALTHVGPTYEYQTGLIFPSALQNVIFAAHYEALARAGTVYPGSLKITASGYYGSMFINGDFSTSMNLTSVYFGLPGPDGLPRTADDLPATIYVTGSIDIGKDTVFEGNANFVAVGNIGFEKVVNFGKSESIIFSINGSIDFRKEAGEVGVPMEAFIYAPNGNISFKKDATVQGSVVSGQGIDVPMDLAADKNFSITYDPAYRDIMDLPELTLSSVRTWTISH
- a CDS encoding type IV pilus modification PilV family protein encodes the protein MKGNRGFSFIEVLIALFILTVVGIGFLLSLQYALKANMLDDAESTAESLARTQWESIKKAPYLDFSRAVDVGDPLRPVDNYAKVTVTGDYRITITVVPWDAINAAPFIKELSNPDIYDTDNGIQRITILVEFNKIANNPNLWDASVSVQGYKVNR
- a CDS encoding type II secretion system protein, translating into MFLSCFKLRRTRGFTLVELLVGMAILGFLMAALSMTTMQIMKVNQKSQNQAMAIRQVQSAGQYISKDALQANIKIVMTTPNGFTPLKFTEDFNNIDLLNEKVTIVTYTISNGNLLRQSSVNGVLSPQITVATGVLFSTNSSDPNYNSTWFKATTVGSVTTYELKITVRYGSGNTAATETRYYKIEPRPDNV